Proteins encoded in a region of the Candidatus Methanoperedens sp. genome:
- a CDS encoding peroxiredoxin, whose protein sequence is MSLVKTGDKAKDFTLSDHDGKEIQLSALEGKKVLLSFHPLAWTSVCAEQMKALEKNRSRFEKLNAVALGISIDTVPSKKAWAKELGIKKTSLLSDFWPHGEVAGLYGIFREKDGFSERANIIVDESGQVKFVKVYPIAQLPDIEEIIRALEK, encoded by the coding sequence ATGAGCCTGGTTAAAACAGGAGACAAAGCGAAAGATTTCACTTTAAGCGACCATGACGGCAAAGAGATACAACTGTCAGCCCTGGAAGGCAAAAAAGTGCTTCTCTCTTTCCATCCTCTTGCATGGACGAGCGTGTGTGCAGAGCAGATGAAAGCACTTGAGAAGAACCGCAGCAGATTTGAAAAATTGAACGCAGTGGCACTTGGCATCAGTATAGATACAGTGCCTTCGAAAAAAGCATGGGCAAAAGAGCTTGGCATTAAGAAAACTAGTCTTCTATCTGATTTCTGGCCGCACGGTGAGGTTGCCGGGCTGTATGGCATATTCAGAGAGAAGGATGGGTTTTCCGAAAGAGCGAACATAATTGTTGACGAGAGCGGGCAGGTGAAATTCGTTAAGGTCTATCCTATCGCACAACTGCCGGATATCGAGGAGATCATCAGGGCTCTGGAAAAATGA
- a CDS encoding DUF2283 domain-containing protein, which translates to MSKKLKFFFDRKRDVLDIAIGKPKKAISREIGNDVVVRIDPKTKEIVGFTILNFEKRFEHQEKAETLPITAVFEEVEGAVDA; encoded by the coding sequence ATGAGTAAAAAACTGAAATTCTTTTTCGACAGAAAAAGGGATGTATTAGATATCGCCATCGGCAAACCAAAGAAAGCAATTTCCAGAGAGATCGGCAATGATGTGGTCGTGCGAATCGACCCTAAAACGAAAGAGATAGTGGGGTTCACCATTTTGAACTTTGAGAAGAGGTTTGAACATCAGGAGAAGGCAGAAACACTTCCGATAACTGCTGTTTTTGAGGAAGTAGAGGGGGCAGTTGATGCTTAA
- the rimI gene encoding ribosomal protein S18-alanine N-acetyltransferase: MIIIRKFQPQDFPGVIDIEKRVFNEHDPFFYMQFYETCSEGFIVAEINGIVVGFVVGFMTSQGTGRIFSLAIDPKYQNRKIGSLLLNEIIDVIRKFGAMEIILEVRANNIKARRFYEKHGFFQTGIAEKYYNDGESAFLMKLKLGS; encoded by the coding sequence TTGATTATCATCAGAAAATTCCAGCCTCAAGATTTTCCAGGTGTCATTGATATCGAAAAGAGGGTTTTCAATGAACATGACCCTTTTTTCTATATGCAGTTCTATGAGACCTGCTCTGAAGGTTTTATCGTGGCTGAGATCAATGGGATCGTGGTTGGTTTCGTAGTGGGTTTCATGACATCGCAGGGCACTGGACGCATTTTTTCTCTGGCTATTGATCCAAAATACCAGAATCGCAAGATAGGGAGTCTCCTTTTGAACGAGATAATCGATGTTATCAGGAAATTTGGGGCTATGGAAATCATACTGGAAGTCAGGGCCAATAACATCAAGGCCAGGAGGTTCTATGAAAAGCACGGGTTTTTTCAGACCGGGATCGCTGAAAAATATTATAATGACGGGGAGAGCGCCTTTTTGATGAAATTGAAACTGGGCTCATAA
- a CDS encoding methyltransferase domain-containing protein — MDKIALKVNRFYERYPYPCLPIRNHKDLVNKLHANVMSRILATAKLNPGLLKGMEILDAGCGTGEKACYFSYHGAHVTAIDLCKASLQKARELADKFNLVVEFHHCDLAEFRTEKRFDHVFCLGALHHTKNPYDNFAALADLCKVGGTITIGLYNLYGRLGHRTVRMWVGLRAGEDLGRRMDYVERAIYGRKLRSLHEVAYVADKYVHPHESYHTVGEVLGWFEKKDISFIGAHPHTGTGSASALMTQLKWMFRGNGFFVISGRKN; from the coding sequence ATGGACAAGATCGCCCTGAAAGTGAACCGGTTCTACGAGAGATATCCCTACCCATGCCTTCCGATCCGCAATCATAAGGATCTCGTGAACAAGCTGCATGCCAACGTAATGTCCAGGATACTTGCTACTGCTAAATTGAACCCTGGCCTGCTAAAGGGAATGGAAATCCTGGACGCCGGATGCGGCACGGGAGAGAAGGCATGTTATTTTTCATATCACGGCGCCCATGTCACTGCAATTGACCTCTGCAAAGCATCCCTTCAAAAAGCGCGAGAACTTGCGGATAAGTTCAATCTTGTCGTGGAGTTCCATCATTGCGATTTAGCTGAATTCAGAACTGAAAAAAGATTTGACCATGTGTTTTGCCTCGGAGCACTGCACCACACTAAAAACCCATATGACAATTTCGCGGCGCTCGCAGACCTTTGCAAAGTGGGTGGAACAATAACAATAGGGCTTTATAACCTCTACGGGCGCCTCGGGCACAGGACGGTGAGGATGTGGGTCGGGCTGCGTGCGGGTGAGGATTTGGGACGAAGGATGGATTATGTTGAAAGGGCGATATACGGGCGGAAGCTGAGAAGCCTTCATGAGGTGGCGTATGTGGCTGACAAATATGTCCACCCCCATGAGAGCTATCATACTGTGGGAGAAGTGCTGGGGTGGTTTGAGAAGAAAGATATTTCATTCATTGGCGCGCATCCGCATACTGGTACTGGCTCAGCCTCGGCTCTTATGACGCAGTTGAAGTGGATGTTCAGAGGGAACGGATTTTTTGTCATTTCGGGAAGGAAGAACTAA
- the amrS gene encoding AmmeMemoRadiSam system radical SAM enzyme: MIKEGVLFDMLPDKRAKCHVCSHRCTIGEGKLGICRTRKNTDGKIFSLIYNTVSSEAVDPIEKKPLYHFLPGTLSYSLGTVGCNFRCEHCQNWNISQVTLEEAYTREITPEEAIKRALATGSKSISWTYNEPAIWHEYTYDSAVLAKKAGLKTVYVTNGYITPEALQRIAPYLDAYRVDIKSFSEDFYRKICGARLAPVLESTKLAKELGMHVETITLVIPTKNDSPQEITQIVRWVHDNLGPDTPMHFTRFHPMYKMDDLVPTPTETLEMAHDIAKKEGMRFVYTGNVPGHKYENTYCPACNTLLIDREGFRVSAIRIKNGKCPECGEKIPIVR; this comes from the coding sequence ATGATCAAGGAAGGGGTTCTTTTTGACATGCTTCCTGATAAAAGGGCTAAATGTCATGTGTGTTCCCACAGGTGCACGATAGGGGAAGGCAAACTCGGGATATGCAGGACCAGGAAGAACACAGATGGGAAAATTTTCTCATTGATCTACAATACGGTATCCAGTGAAGCTGTTGACCCTATAGAGAAAAAACCTCTCTACCATTTCTTGCCCGGGACGCTTTCGTACTCACTGGGTACTGTCGGGTGCAATTTCAGGTGCGAGCATTGCCAGAACTGGAATATTTCGCAGGTAACGCTTGAGGAAGCTTATACAAGGGAGATCACACCCGAAGAGGCTATCAAACGCGCCCTGGCCACGGGAAGCAAGTCGATCTCATGGACGTATAATGAACCGGCAATTTGGCATGAATATACCTATGACAGCGCAGTGCTTGCGAAAAAAGCCGGGCTCAAGACGGTTTATGTGACCAACGGCTACATCACCCCCGAGGCGCTGCAGCGCATCGCACCTTATCTTGATGCCTACCGCGTGGATATCAAATCCTTCTCTGAGGATTTTTACAGAAAGATCTGCGGTGCAAGACTTGCACCCGTGCTTGAATCCACAAAACTCGCTAAAGAGCTGGGCATGCATGTTGAGACGATAACGCTGGTAATTCCCACGAAGAACGATTCGCCGCAGGAGATAACGCAGATCGTGAGATGGGTTCATGATAATCTTGGCCCCGACACGCCCATGCACTTCACAAGGTTCCACCCCATGTATAAGATGGATGACCTGGTCCCAACGCCAACAGAAACGCTTGAGATGGCGCATGATATCGCGAAGAAAGAAGGTATGAGGTTCGTTTATACAGGAAATGTGCCGGGGCATAAGTATGAGAATACATATTGCCCGGCGTGCAATACTCTGCTTATCGACCGCGAGGGATTCAGGGTGAGTGCAATAAGGATAAAGAATGGGAAATGCCCGGAGTGCGGGGAGAAGATACCCATTGTGAGATAA
- a CDS encoding CDC48 family AAA ATPase, which produces MEKSVRLKVAEADQRDVGKGIVRIDEKFRNMIGVNIFDVVELKGERSTSAMVGRSYPQDEGQDVIRMDGLIRTNAKTSISEYVEVMKAEWKEAKKVLLAPVIQNIHIYAPSESLRAIFHNRTVSKGDIISTTSVRKPRESYGSDVMFEHVFEGMFPSFGLGEIKLQVASTTPPGIVKITDITEIELLPEAVALEQEIPDVMYEDLGGIKPAISKIREIIELPLKHPELFNRLGIDAPKGVLLHGPPGTGKTMLAKAVANESDAYFITINGPEIMSKYYGESEHKLREAFDEAEKNTPAIIFIDEIDSIAPKRAEVTGEVERRVVAQLLSLMDGLKSRKNVIVIGATNRPEALDMALRRPGRFDREIELRVPDREGRREIFQIHTRGMPLAEDVNLDDLADRTYGFVGADIAAMCREAAMTSLRRILPEIDLELKEIPKETLDKLIVMRSDFEEVMKEIQPSALREILFEVPNVTWEDIGGLENVKALLSEAVEWPLRYGESFRRIGVEAPKGVLLYGPPGTGKTLLAKAIASESEANFITVKGSDILSKWYGESEKHIAEIFKKARQVAPAIIFLDELDALSPMRGTAEGEPHATERIVNQLLSELDGLEELRGVVVIGATNRPDIIDPALLRPGRFDEMILVPVPDAKTRSEIFKVHTKKMSLAEDVNLGEFVRITEDFTGADIAAVCKKAGRFALRENINAEKVRQAHFLAAIDETGPSVTPDIMNYYDKIKEELRKKRSKQIESRPDIYA; this is translated from the coding sequence ATGGAAAAATCAGTACGTCTTAAAGTAGCAGAAGCCGATCAGCGAGATGTCGGAAAGGGAATCGTCCGAATAGATGAAAAATTCCGCAACATGATAGGGGTGAATATCTTTGATGTCGTTGAATTGAAAGGGGAACGCTCAACCTCCGCAATGGTAGGAAGGTCGTATCCCCAGGATGAGGGACAGGACGTTATAAGGATGGACGGGCTGATACGTACAAATGCAAAAACAAGCATTAGCGAGTATGTTGAGGTCATGAAAGCCGAGTGGAAGGAAGCAAAAAAAGTTCTACTTGCGCCTGTGATACAGAATATTCATATATACGCCCCCAGTGAAAGCCTGAGGGCCATTTTCCATAACAGGACTGTTTCCAAAGGCGATATAATCTCAACAACAAGCGTGCGCAAACCAAGAGAATCTTATGGAAGCGACGTGATGTTCGAGCATGTGTTCGAGGGAATGTTCCCTTCGTTCGGCCTAGGGGAGATAAAGCTCCAGGTGGCTTCTACCACACCCCCCGGTATCGTGAAGATAACCGATATCACTGAAATAGAGCTCCTGCCGGAAGCCGTGGCGCTTGAGCAGGAAATACCCGATGTGATGTATGAAGACCTCGGCGGGATAAAACCCGCAATCAGCAAGATAAGGGAAATCATCGAATTGCCGCTCAAACACCCTGAACTTTTCAACAGGCTGGGCATCGATGCGCCGAAGGGAGTGCTCCTGCATGGGCCTCCCGGGACGGGGAAAACCATGCTGGCAAAGGCTGTTGCCAATGAAAGCGACGCCTATTTCATCACGATCAACGGCCCTGAGATCATGTCAAAGTATTACGGGGAAAGCGAGCACAAGTTGCGCGAGGCTTTTGATGAAGCCGAAAAAAATACCCCGGCTATCATCTTTATCGATGAGATCGACAGCATTGCCCCGAAAAGAGCCGAGGTCACGGGTGAGGTGGAAAGGCGGGTAGTGGCGCAACTTCTTTCTCTCATGGACGGGCTGAAATCCAGGAAGAATGTGATAGTTATCGGGGCTACAAACCGCCCGGAAGCGCTTGATATGGCGCTTCGCCGCCCCGGCAGGTTTGACCGCGAGATCGAACTGCGGGTACCCGACCGCGAAGGAAGGCGGGAGATATTCCAGATCCACACACGCGGGATGCCCCTGGCTGAAGATGTCAATCTTGATGATCTTGCTGACCGGACATACGGTTTCGTTGGCGCCGACATTGCCGCCATGTGCCGGGAAGCAGCTATGACCTCGCTTCGCCGGATTCTCCCTGAGATCGACCTTGAGCTGAAAGAGATCCCGAAAGAAACACTGGACAAACTGATAGTCATGCGTTCCGATTTTGAGGAGGTCATGAAGGAAATCCAGCCCTCTGCACTCCGCGAGATATTATTTGAAGTGCCCAATGTTACATGGGAGGATATCGGCGGGCTTGAAAATGTGAAGGCATTGCTTTCAGAAGCTGTGGAATGGCCGCTTAGGTATGGCGAATCTTTCCGGCGGATAGGTGTGGAAGCACCAAAAGGCGTGCTCCTGTACGGCCCTCCGGGTACCGGAAAAACCCTCCTGGCAAAAGCAATTGCCAGTGAAAGTGAGGCAAATTTCATAACGGTCAAGGGCAGCGATATATTATCAAAATGGTATGGTGAGTCAGAGAAACATATAGCAGAGATCTTCAAAAAAGCACGCCAGGTAGCGCCAGCCATAATATTCCTTGATGAGCTTGATGCACTTTCACCCATGAGAGGAACCGCGGAGGGAGAGCCCCATGCCACGGAGCGTATCGTGAATCAATTGCTCTCGGAACTTGACGGTCTCGAGGAACTGCGCGGCGTAGTTGTCATCGGGGCAACTAACAGGCCGGATATTATCGACCCCGCCCTTTTGCGTCCGGGCAGATTTGATGAAATGATACTTGTGCCTGTGCCTGATGCGAAGACCAGGTCTGAAATCTTCAAGGTGCATACGAAGAAGATGTCGCTTGCTGAGGATGTGAATCTCGGGGAATTTGTCAGGATAACCGAGGATTTCACGGGCGCTGATATTGCCGCTGTCTGCAAGAAAGCAGGGCGGTTCGCATTGAGAGAGAACATCAATGCGGAAAAGGTCAGGCAGGCTCATTTCCTGGCTGCGATCGATGAAACCGGACCCTCGGTAACGCCTGATATAATGAACTATTACGATAAGATCAAAGAGGAACTGCGAAAGAAGCGCTCAAAGCAGATAGAGAGCAGACCGGATATCTATGCATGA
- a CDS encoding metal-dependent transcriptional regulator has translation MGTDTPRIEEYLESIYKLQQEQHPVSTSRLAEHLKLSPPSVSEMVKKLASKDLVSHSEKGVCLTQEGNTIAKKVIRRHRLSERLLTDILGFKWDEVHDEACKLEHAISPEMEDRIAESLGNPRTCPHGHPIPDKNGKLTKEKVKPLSELRAAEKGIIVSVFEEDPKMLQYLASLGLIPDVCVKVEEVAPFGGPLIVCVGGSRYALGREVASKIKVK, from the coding sequence ATGGGAACTGATACCCCGAGGATCGAAGAATACCTTGAATCAATCTATAAACTCCAGCAGGAGCAGCACCCGGTAAGCACATCCCGCCTTGCTGAGCATCTGAAGCTTTCCCCCCCATCGGTCTCAGAGATGGTGAAAAAACTTGCAAGCAAGGATCTGGTCAGCCATTCAGAAAAGGGTGTATGCCTGACCCAGGAAGGAAATACAATAGCCAAAAAGGTCATCCGGAGACATCGCTTATCTGAGCGCCTGCTTACCGATATCCTGGGCTTCAAATGGGATGAGGTGCATGACGAAGCGTGCAAGCTTGAACATGCGATAAGCCCGGAGATGGAAGACCGAATTGCAGAGAGCCTTGGGAACCCCAGAACATGCCCGCATGGTCATCCTATCCCTGACAAGAACGGAAAGTTAACAAAGGAAAAAGTTAAGCCGCTGTCAGAATTAAGAGCCGCCGAGAAGGGGATTATAGTCAGCGTTTTTGAAGAAGACCCAAAAATGCTCCAGTACCTTGCTTCGCTTGGATTGATACCTGATGTATGTGTAAAGGTGGAGGAAGTTGCTCCATTCGGTGGTCCGCTAATTGTTTGTGTTGGAGGCTC
- the truD gene encoding tRNA pseudouridine(13) synthase TruD — MIGIGLYYTNAPGTGGVIRQQIDDFVVEELTNRVETGNGNYLIVELSKRNWDTHRLIRELSRIFRVSQDRFGWAGTKDKRALTRQKISIWDTGEEELERVRLKDVELKVIGRSNKKISLGDLWGNRFKITVRDVGLPQDETLARVKAITSELERGAPNFFGVQRFGDIRPVTHVVGEAIVRGDFKNAALMYIAKAFPDEPDEIKKARQYVWDTGDFKEGLKIYPLRLQFERAMMNHLIACPDDYTGAFKVLSPNLQKMFLHAYQSYIFNIILSRRIASGLSIQEAYDGDIVCFKNEMAMPDASRLQKVTKDNLDGINNLINRGRAFDTGPLVGYETQFAEGAPGEIERAVVRELNIDMEGFKVPDMPELSSKGLRREIILSFKPEFSVAEDEINSGRTKVVLEFSLQKGGYATTVLREYMKK; from the coding sequence TTGATCGGGATTGGCCTTTATTATACGAACGCTCCTGGAACTGGGGGCGTCATACGGCAGCAAATAGATGATTTTGTTGTCGAGGAGCTAACGAACAGGGTCGAGACCGGGAACGGTAATTACCTCATTGTCGAACTTTCAAAAAGGAACTGGGATACGCACCGTCTGATACGGGAGCTCTCCCGTATATTCAGGGTGAGCCAGGACAGGTTCGGCTGGGCAGGTACAAAGGACAAACGCGCCCTCACCAGGCAGAAAATAAGCATCTGGGATACAGGCGAGGAAGAGTTGGAAAGGGTGCGCCTGAAGGACGTGGAATTAAAAGTGATAGGGCGCTCGAACAAGAAGATCAGCCTGGGGGACCTGTGGGGTAACAGGTTCAAAATAACTGTGAGGGATGTCGGGTTGCCTCAGGATGAAACGCTCGCAAGAGTAAAAGCAATAACCTCTGAACTTGAACGGGGCGCCCCGAATTTCTTTGGGGTACAGAGGTTCGGTGATATCCGACCCGTGACGCATGTGGTCGGAGAGGCAATTGTGAGAGGGGATTTCAAAAATGCGGCTTTGATGTATATCGCAAAAGCATTTCCCGACGAGCCCGATGAGATAAAGAAAGCAAGGCAGTATGTGTGGGATACAGGCGATTTCAAAGAAGGGTTGAAGATATATCCTCTTCGGCTCCAGTTCGAGAGGGCTATGATGAACCACCTGATCGCCTGTCCGGATGACTACACTGGTGCATTCAAAGTTCTATCCCCGAATTTGCAGAAGATGTTCCTGCATGCGTATCAATCATATATTTTCAATATTATCCTGAGCCGCCGGATTGCATCCGGGCTGTCGATACAAGAGGCATACGACGGGGACATCGTTTGTTTCAAGAACGAAATGGCTATGCCTGACGCATCACGCTTGCAGAAGGTCACGAAGGATAATCTGGATGGGATAAATAATCTCATCAACAGGGGACGGGCTTTTGACACAGGGCCGCTTGTGGGGTATGAAACCCAGTTCGCAGAAGGCGCGCCGGGTGAGATTGAGCGGGCTGTGGTAAGGGAATTGAATATTGATATGGAAGGTTTCAAAGTCCCTGACATGCCTGAATTGTCCTCGAAAGGACTGCGCAGGGAGATTATTTTGTCTTTCAAGCCCGAATTCAGTGTTGCTGAAGATGAGATAAATTCAGGGAGGACCAAGGTCGTACTGGAATTCTCCCTGCAGAAAGGCGGTTATGCGACTACTGTTCTGCGGGAGTACATGAAGAAATAA
- a CDS encoding adenylosuccinate synthase, which translates to MFTIITGAQFGDEGKGKIVDMMASEYDIVARFQGGDNAGHTVVAEGKTYKLHLVPSGVLFDVRLLIGPGTVMNPKILMEEMAMLRENGVEVTPEKLGIDAKTSIIMPYHIALDGLRESRRAVKIGTTSRGIGFAYVDKVGRDEIQMADLADKSRFLKKIEEIAPQKETAIKELGGDPGIAKSGLDEYLEIGKKLKPYITDVSREINQAIKHDRKVLAEGAQGTHLDIIHGTQKFVTSSSTVAGSACAGLGVGPTRVDKVIGVIKAYITRVGEGPLPTEQKNQVGEHLREKGGEFGTTTGRPRRCGWFDLPLARKSINLNGYTSMALTKLDVLTGINPLKLCLEYEIEGKPLDYPPELSDEILKCKPIYIDLPGWREDISNIESFPELPENARLYIELLEELMGVNIDHVSVGPGRKQTFMK; encoded by the coding sequence ATGTTCACAATAATCACAGGCGCGCAGTTCGGAGATGAAGGGAAAGGTAAAATAGTGGATATGATGGCATCCGAGTATGACATAGTTGCCCGATTCCAGGGCGGGGATAATGCGGGGCATACCGTTGTCGCCGAGGGCAAAACCTACAAATTGCATCTTGTTCCCTCTGGTGTGCTTTTTGATGTCCGCCTGCTCATAGGCCCGGGCACTGTCATGAACCCGAAGATACTGATGGAGGAAATGGCCATGCTCAGGGAGAATGGCGTCGAGGTGACGCCCGAAAAGCTGGGGATCGATGCAAAAACAAGCATAATAATGCCCTATCACATAGCGCTCGACGGCCTCCGTGAATCAAGACGCGCCGTAAAGATCGGGACTACCAGCCGGGGGATAGGGTTTGCTTATGTCGATAAAGTGGGGCGGGATGAGATACAGATGGCAGACCTGGCGGATAAGAGCAGGTTCTTGAAAAAGATTGAGGAAATAGCGCCACAGAAAGAAACAGCGATAAAAGAACTTGGAGGCGACCCTGGGATCGCAAAGAGCGGACTTGATGAATACCTTGAGATCGGCAAAAAATTGAAACCCTACATCACCGATGTATCAAGAGAAATAAATCAAGCAATAAAGCATGATAGAAAAGTGCTTGCTGAAGGTGCACAGGGTACTCATCTCGATATTATTCATGGCACGCAAAAATTCGTCACGTCTTCAAGCACGGTCGCAGGGTCTGCATGTGCCGGTCTTGGCGTTGGCCCGACCAGAGTGGATAAAGTCATCGGGGTCATCAAAGCATACATTACGCGCGTTGGAGAAGGACCGCTTCCTACTGAACAGAAAAACCAGGTGGGTGAACATCTTCGTGAAAAAGGTGGAGAGTTCGGTACGACCACAGGGAGACCGAGAAGATGCGGGTGGTTCGATCTTCCTCTTGCCAGAAAATCCATAAATCTCAACGGCTATACCAGCATGGCTCTCACGAAGCTTGATGTTTTGACAGGGATTAACCCATTGAAATTATGCCTGGAATATGAAATCGAGGGCAAACCACTTGATTACCCGCCTGAACTTTCTGATGAGATATTGAAATGCAAACCGATCTACATTGACTTGCCCGGATGGCGTGAAGATATCTCAAATATTGAGAGTTTCCCTGAACTTCCTGAAAACGCCAGGCTCTATATTGAATTACTTGAGGAATTAATGGGTGTGAATATAGATCATGTTTCAGTGGGGCCGGGAAGAAAGCAAACTTTTATGAAATGA
- a CDS encoding FTR1 family protein, with protein sequence MLASFIVTFREALEAALIIGIIAAYIARIGRKYLYRYLAAGIIGAIIASAAVAFAFKLIFGDLGGIAESLFDGMAALTAAIVLTYMIFWMAHYSKQIKAELQEKIDAAITKGQMLGIAALSFFAVFREGVETVLFLGSLAIKSPADTFLGFALGLAAVIILSLFMFKGMHRLDLSKFFMYTSILLILFSAGLIATAVNDLNEAGIIPPVIDHVWNLNPPQNPDGSYPLLHENGLIGSSLKSLFGYHPDPSLTQVVAYISYWAIIGWSVLRTSKVTGKEKSEADIHGN encoded by the coding sequence ATGCTAGCAAGCTTTATAGTGACATTCAGGGAAGCCCTCGAGGCGGCTCTGATAATCGGCATCATCGCGGCTTATATAGCCAGGATTGGACGGAAATATCTTTACCGCTACCTCGCGGCTGGAATAATCGGCGCAATCATTGCCAGCGCGGCAGTTGCCTTTGCATTCAAGCTGATCTTCGGCGACCTTGGGGGTATCGCTGAATCGTTGTTCGATGGAATGGCTGCACTTACGGCCGCCATCGTCCTGACTTACATGATATTCTGGATGGCGCATTACTCAAAGCAAATAAAAGCAGAACTTCAGGAAAAGATCGACGCGGCCATTACAAAAGGCCAGATGCTAGGGATAGCAGCCCTGTCTTTTTTTGCTGTTTTCAGAGAAGGGGTCGAGACTGTTCTTTTTCTGGGTAGTCTGGCGATAAAATCACCGGCTGATACATTCCTGGGTTTCGCTCTCGGCCTAGCTGCTGTGATCATTCTTTCACTGTTCATGTTCAAAGGGATGCACAGGCTTGATTTGAGTAAATTCTTCATGTATACCAGCATACTGCTGATACTGTTTTCTGCTGGCCTGATCGCCACTGCTGTTAATGATTTAAACGAAGCAGGCATAATTCCTCCAGTTATAGACCATGTATGGAACCTGAACCCTCCCCAGAACCCGGACGGTTCGTATCCTCTTCTTCATGAGAATGGCCTTATAGGGAGCAGCCTGAAATCACTTTTTGGCTACCATCCAGATCCGTCGCTGACCCAGGTGGTGGCGTACATTAGTTACTGGGCTATAATTGGCTGGTCAGTCCTGCGGACATCTAAAGTAACCGGGAAAGAAAAATCGGAGGCGGATATACATGGGAACTGA